One Aegilops tauschii subsp. strangulata cultivar AL8/78 chromosome 7, Aet v6.0, whole genome shotgun sequence genomic window carries:
- the LOC109737273 gene encoding uncharacterized protein: MALVPNCPPDLRIYDSVYDCGLSSRREQAEHRSRLLDKIRDSYRKALERLNPRARPGMAARFLHAGGFCLGFVDPVSNVLANTLVSHGRAESAGERDLVYVPEEKLRDLERRSLDGLVTFLTRFFPYLPDCHAVRFLLLADAHPMVALRIAASDLGISRIGSDKRAFDEALGMAFKCAAMAAKHPDPDRLLRDWLAISSRLPDNVGLLAEVRRRSPPSTLDKVAKLVDGSPLPLDSCLWLSFLVAGSRLGSVPHLHSSALKGTLQDAVHGFYLQALARLPAGELRSRFHRSLLVAGNCYGPLDPVSNIIINTIWYDAAFPQTAKLEVDVIGTMILHRMENCSLFGLISFLCTRHHHIDFNQAIRCLLQANGNLLQADHRLDAGFRREFTTGLEKSFLAAARAAYHPNPDAQAKLLHSCPSQEISRLLQGSGQLSSEEVQCLARLLCPEAACSEQPLRPHPDYLFSHTRISKKISAALSAYAAMLGGETMYELHTICGVNECVSGPVGTDAKCYHTHANFLATPKGAQFPTGTTPLLFFAEVCNGDDEHRAGAQPFVCPVSVPLPCAERVRCLYCDHMGIRIVHPVWEDFHGRKLEFEKMFRGEDPCDKDFDPAVDRSYYTNMKIIDHSHVTTERLNGRVEEDRLYNDPLEDSSDGYGSDLTLMSEEYDSDLDLHSMTDERHVSHPMVITSCGSVY, from the exons ATGGCGCTGGTGCCCAACTGCCCCCCGGATCTCCGGATCTACGATTCGGTTTACGATTGCGGGCTGTCCTCGCGCCGGGAGCAGGCGGAGCATAGGTCGCGGCTGCTGGACAAGATCCGGGACTCCTACCGCAAGGCGCTGGAGCGGCTCAACCCCAGGGCGAGGCCCGGCATGGCGGCGCGCTTCCTCCACGCCGGTGGTTTCTGCCTGGGCTTCGTCGACCCGGTCTCCAACGTCCTCGCCAACACGCTCGTCTCCCACGGGCGCGCGGAATCggccggcgagcgcgacctcgtcTACGTCCCCGAGGAGAAGCTCAGGGACCTGGAGCGCCGCTCGCTGGACGGCCTGGTCACCTTCCTCACCCGCTTCTTCCCCTACCTCCCCGACTGCCACGCCgtgcgcttcctgctcctcgccGACGCCCACCCGATGGTCGCCCTCCGCATCGCCGCGTCGGACCTCGGCATCAGCCGAATCGGGTCCGACAAGCGCGCCTTCGACGAGGCCCTCGGCATGGCCTTTAAGTGCGCCGCCATGGCCGCCAAGCACCCAGACCCTGACCGACTCTTGCGCGACTGGCTCGCCATCTCCAGCCGACTCCCCGACAACGTGGGCCTCCTCGCCGAGGTGCGCCGCCGCTCCCCGCCATCCACCCTCGACAAGGTCGCCAAGCTGGTCGACGGATCACCGCTGCCGCTCGACTCATGCCTCTGGCTTTCGTTTTTAGTCGCGGGTTCTCGTCTCGGCAGCGTGCCGCACCTGCACAGCAGCGCTCTCAAGGGGACGCTCCAGGACGCGGTCCACGGGTTCTACCTCCAGGCCCTCGCCCGGCTGCCGGCCGGCGAGCTGCGCTCCCGCTTCCACCGCAGTCTGCTCGTTGCAGGCAACTGCTATGGCCCGCTCGACCCTgtctccaacatcatcatcaacaccATCTGGTATGATGCAGCGTTCCCACAGACTGCAAAACTCGAGGTGGATGTCATCGGCACAATGATTCTCCACCGGATGGAGAACTGCTCCTTGTTCGGCCTCATCTCCTTCCTCTGCACGCGGCACCATCACATCGATTTCAATCAAGCTATTCGATGCTTGCTCCAGGCAAATGGCAACCTACTCCAAGCTGATCATCGCCTTGATGCTGGCTTCCGGCGGGAGTTCACCACCGGCTTGGAGAAATCCTTTTTGGCTGCTGCTAGGGCTGCCTATCACCCCAACCCTGATGCTCAAGCAAAGCTTTTGCATTCCTGTCCATCTCAGGAGATATCAAGGCTACTGCAGGGTAGTGGCCAACTCTCTTCTGAAGAAGTTCAGTGCCTTGCCAGGTTGTTGTGTCCCGAGGCCGCCTGCAGCGAGCAGCCACTTCGGCCCCATCCAGACTACTTGTTTTCGCATACAAGGATCTCCAAGAAGATAAGTGCTGCATTGAGTGCATATGCTGCAATGCTTGGTGGG GAAACCATGTATGAGCTTCATACTATCTGTGGTGTGAACGAATGCGTGTCAGGCCCAGTTGGCACTGATGCTAAGTGCTACCACACTCATGCCAATTTCCTGGCAACTCCCAAAGGCGCTCAGTTTCCTACCGGCACAACTCCGTTGCTATTCTTTGCTGAGGTGTGCAATGGTGATGATGAGCACAGAGCTGGAGCACAACCCTTCGTCTGCCCTGTGTCAGTGCCGTTACCATGCGCTG AACGGGTACGGTGCCTTTACTGCGATCACATGGGGATCAGGATCGTGCATCCAGTTTGGGAAGACTTCCATGGGCGCAAGTTGGAGTTTGAGAAGATGTTCCGTGGAGAAGACCCCTGCGACAAAGATTTTGATCCTGCAGTGGACCGGTCATATTACACCAACATGAAGATCATCGACCATAGCCACGTGACGACGGAGAGGCTTAATGGTAGGGTAGAAGAGGACCGCCTTTACAATGATCCGTTGGAGGATAGTAGTGATGGGTATGGTAGCGACCTGACTTTGATGAGCGAAGAGTATGATAGTGATTTAGATTTGCATTCCATGACTGACGAGCGTCATGTCTCTCACCCCATGGTAATAACATCTTGTGGTAGCGTTTATTAA
- the LOC109737272 gene encoding uncharacterized protein, with product MAAVGLLGVRPAPATGRLERQARASPDAVSWGWRARARPLRSVPPPGRAGRGGARAARPLRAAMGGGDLYALDFDGVFCDSCGESSLSAVKAAKVRWPWAFEQVDAAMEEWIVEQMHTLRPVIETGYENLLLVRLLVEIQIPSARKSSVADGLSIQEILDNWSKLLPTLMDEWQEDRESLVDLFGRVRDDWLENDLSGWIGANRFYPGTADALKLSSSELYIVTTKQSRFTGALLKELAGVDFPSERIYGLGTGPKVKVLQQLQEMPQHQGLTLHFVEDRLATLKNVIKEPALDKWNLYLVKWGYNTQEEREEAGAISRIQLIDLPDFSKQLK from the exons ATGGCCGCCGTTGGTCTTCTCGGCGTGCGTCCAGCTCCGGCGACCGGCCGCCTTGAGAGGCAGGCGAGGGCTTCACCTGACGCGGTTAGCTGGGGCTGGCGTGCCCGCGCGCGCCCCCTTCGGTCCGTTCCGCCGCCCGGGCGAGCGGGGAGGGGCGGGGCAAGGGCGGCGAGGCCCTTGCGCGCCGCGATGGGCGGCGGCGACCTGTACGCCCTCGACTTCGACGGCGTCTTCTGCGACAGCTGCGGCGAGAGCTCCCTCTCCGCCGTCAAG GCCGCCAAGGTGAGGTGGCCGTGGGCGTTTGAGCAGGTCGACGCCGCCATGGAAGAGTGGATAGTGGAGCAGATGCACACC CTTCGTCCAGTGATAGAAACAGGATATGAGAACCTGTTGCTTGTAAGGTTGCTTGTTGAGATCCAGATACCCTCTGCTCGAAAGTCATCA GTTGCAGATGGGCTTAGCATCCAAGAAATATTGGACAACTGGTCAAAACTGTTGCCCACTCTCATGGACGAGTGGCAAGAAGATAGGGAATCTCTTGTAGATCTCTTTGGCCGTGTAAGGGATGACTGGCTTGAAAATGATTTGTCTGGCTGGATAGGTGCTAACAG GTTTTATCCTGGGACGGCTGATGCATTAAAGCTTTCAAGCTCTGAACTTTACATAGTCACAACAAAACAG AGTAGATTTACTGGAGCACTACTTAAAGAATTGGCTGGAGTAGATTTTCCCTCTGAAAGGATATATGGCCTTGGCACTGG TCCGAAGGTAAAAGTTCTCCAGCAGTTGCAGGAAATGCCACAGCACCAAGGTCTTACACTTCA TTTCGTCGAGGACCGACTAGCAACTCTGAAGAACGTGATAAAAGAACCAGCGCTGGACAAATGGAACCTCTACCTGG TGAAATGGGGATACAACACGCAAGAAGAGAGGGAAGAAGCAGGGGCCATATCGAGGATCCAGCTCATCGATCTCCCAGATTTCAGTAAGCAGCTGAAATAA
- the LOC141026712 gene encoding BTB/POZ and MATH domain-containing protein 2-like yields MAKKEEDAMYRHFLVAADRYNMERLKLMCKDKLCKRIDASTVANVLALAELHHCRDLKGACFEFLITPQNLSGAMATDGFEHLSKSCPCVVKGLITLCSAS; encoded by the coding sequence ATGGCAAAGAAGGAGGAGGACGCCATGTACCGGCATTTCCTTGTGGCGGCAGACAGGTATAACATGGAGAGGCTCAAGTTGATGTGCAAAGACAAGTTGTGCAAGAGAATCGATGCAAGCACTGTGGCCAACGTGTTAGCATTGGCTGAGCTACACCACTGCCGTGATCTCAAGGGTGCGTGCTTCGAATTTCTCATCACTCCTCAAAATCTAAGCGGGGCCATGGCCACTGACGGCTTCGAGCATCTGAGCAAAAGCTGCCCTTGTGTTGTCAAGGGGCTGATTACCCTGTGCTCCGCATCCTAG